DNA sequence from the Daphnia pulex isolate KAP4 chromosome 8, ASM2113471v1 genome:
gtgCGCTGCAGTCTGACGTTGCGCTATGCCAGCGCATAGCTATGCTGGAGGCTTGGAGCaacgtcaggccgctaggtgCGCTGCAGTCTGACGTTGCGCTATGCCAGCGCATAGCTATGCTGGAGGCTTGGAGCAACGTTAATGAACCATAATAGCTTAATGATACCGTAATAGCTGCATAATATGTCAGAGAGAATCAATCTGACGTTCTCTATCGTCTCTATCCTACTTCACTTCGTCGCTGCAGTCTGACGTTGCTCTATCCCAGCGCAACCGAGTCCCTTTCTTAAGCTTTGAGCAACGTCAAATAACTACTTAATGCTACAATTCATGTATAATGTTTTATACTACCATAATATGTTTAAACTCCTATGAATTTAGAGAGAATCAATCTGTCGTTGCGCTATATATTCCTACATTATATATTGCTGGAGCGTTTGCGTTGCTTACCCGAATCTCTGATCCTAATCTAATCCTACCGCTGAGCCTCTCTTTAAGACCATGCTGAATTTACGTCAGGCCGCTAGGCGCTGTAGTCTGACTTTGCGCTATCATATTGCATCCCATTCCATTCTTACAGCTTTATAATACTATAACAGGATCCCGCTTAAATACTGTATGAATGTTTTGCCAAATCCCGCCAGGAAGAAATTCTCCGGaaattctctttatttttctttttggacacttttaaaaattaaagcaTTAGTTTCATATGTCCAATGATTTTGATCCAGCGCCTATGACGGGGGTAATAGCCTAGCAGTAGAGGGTAGCAAACGTCAGAATTAAAAGGGCCTGACGTTGCTCCGGGAGATACTTTACTACACTAAGAGGCCCATTACGATAGCGCAACGTCAGACAACAGCGCACCTGACCGTAGCATTAAAATATGAGTTGGCTGACGAAGTGAAGAATGATAGCGCAAATTCAGATTGattctttatgaatttataGGAGTTTATACATACTGTGCAGGTCGGGATGCAGGTATACAACATTATACACGAATTTTAGAATTAAGTAGTTGGTTGACGTTGCTCCAAGCTTAAGAAAGGGACTCGGGTACGCTAAGATAGCGCAACGTCACACTTACTTTGATTGTTGATACCTCAACTCGTCTAAAGAACATTGGCATACAGAGAAAAGCCAATAACGAATAAATGTAACATTTAGCATAGTCGCCTCTTTAAACTTTGTTTAGGTACACATGCCATAAGGGCTGACAATATAAAGGAATGCCGATTTAAAAAgtcattttgttgttatttttgtaaatgttGCTACTGCCAGCATCATTTTTCACAAGATTTCCCTATTTAGGAGTTGGAAGAAACTAGATTAAGAACAGAATATAAATTCTTACCATTCGTTTGCGCCAGATTCCCTCAGACGACCGATAATCCTCTGTCCTAGTCCGTGTTTGTTGGATCGAGCATAAGCGAAAGCAGTAAGTCCGTTGTGGTCGTAGTCGTTAACATTCAGTTTCTcagttttgagaaaaatctCGATGAGGTCCATCGTTTCTGCATTTCTCGCCGCCATGTGAAGAGGTGTGACTCCGTTCTTGTCAGCAATGTTGGTATTGGCTCCCATTTTGATCAGACGACGAGCATTGATTGTAACAGGGTCGGGTCTGTTAATTGCGTAATGGAGTGGCGTCCTTCCGTCGCTGTCAACTCCGTTGATATTGCATTGCCCGGTTTCCAGTATGATGTCGATGAGTTCAGTCGTTTCTTCATTAGCTGCCGCCAGGTGAAGTGCGTTCGCTCCGTTTTCTCCCCACGTCAATGCGCTGACATCTTGTCCATTTTCTATCAAGAAGCGAATCGTTTTCACGTACGAATCTTCTTCGATGAGACCTGGTACCAATGCCGCAATTTTCTTCGGTTTGTAGTTGCTTCCTTCTGCCTTCGCGGCCATTTTTTTCCTCAACAGATTGACAATTTCTTCGCCGAGCCCGTGCATGTTGTCCATTGCGTAATGAAGCGCATTGTTTCCTTTATTGTCCAACAAGTTGACATTCGTGTCTTTGTGGTTGACGAGTAATTTGACAATGGCCATATCTTTTGCCAACGTTGCCGCCAAATGAAGTGGAGTGACTCCATTTTCATCAGCGACGTTGGGGTTGGCTTCTTTTGATAATAGGAAGCGAGCGGCAGTCACGTTGGAGTACATAATTGACATGTGGAGGGCAGTCATTCCAACAGCGTTGTTCCTTTCGTcgatattaatttttttttcgtatgcCAAAAGTAAGTCGAGAATATCCGAGTTTTTACTGAACATTGCTGCCAATTGAAATGGACTGACTTCATTCTTGTCGCGTATGGTGGGATCGGCTCCCTTTTCTAGCAAGTAGCGAGCAGTGATTATGTTACTGGCCCCTGTTGCATAATGGAGAGCGGTCATTCCACTGACGTCACGACTATTTATATCGACTAGGGAACCTTTCAGGATCAGACTAATTAtgtcagttgttgttgctaaaCGGGCCGCCAAGTGAAGTGGATAAATGCCTTCATTGTCACTTAGAGTGGGATCAGCTCCTTTTCCCAGCAAGTATCGAGCAGTGGTCATGTTTTCGGCACCTAATGCTAAACGGAGAGCGGTCATTCCATTTACGTCAGCATCATTGATGTTGAATTTACCGGTTGCCAGAATGACGTCAAGTAGTTCTGTCTTCTTTGCACCAATCGATGCCGCATGAAGTGCATTCCATCCTTCTTCTCCCCATGTCACAGTGCTAATATCGGCTCCTGTTTCTATCAGAAAACGAACCATTACCATGTTCGAATCTACGATTGCCATGTTTAGAACTGCCTTATTTACCATATT
Encoded proteins:
- the LOC124199387 gene encoding serine/threonine-protein phosphatase 6 regulatory ankyrin repeat subunit B-like → MDDDGRNALDFAMDNMFGHDETIVKLLKEKGVVSQTVNCLNDEKVENDVTSEHIVEMLAGAIVDSDVKFVRLLTQTGTDISTVSWGEGGWNALHKASTVAKTTDILDVILETGKFDINYRDEEGRTALHFALNAKNMTTARYLLENGADPTIRDKNEVTPFHLAASHATTTDIIKLILKGSLVDISSRDDDGMTTLHYAIEASNVITARYLLKKGADPTIRDYNDYYTPFHCAAINSKESDMLDLLLKSEYVDINETRCRRGSTALHFAITASNLTAARFLLEKGANPNVVDENGLTPLHEAVFLAKDMDIVELLLNHKDTNVNLLENSGNNSLHYAKYNKHGLSEGIANRLKEKGAISVEEEIFQDNLLDEYSGEETNDENMVNKAVLNMAIVDSNMVMVRFLIETGADISTVTWGEEGWNALHAASIGAKKTELLDVILATGKFNINDADVNGMTALRLALGAENMTTARYLLGKGADPTLSDNEGIYPLHLAARLATTTDIISLILKGSLVDINSRDVSGMTALHYATGASNIITARYLLEKGADPTIRDKNEVSPFQLAAMFSKNSDILDLLLAYEKKINIDERNNAVGMTALHMSIMYSNVTAARFLLSKEANPNVADENGVTPLHLAATLAKDMAIVKLLVNHKDTNVNLLDNKGNNALHYAMDNMHGLGEEIVNLLRKKMAAKAEGSNYKPKKIAALVPGLIEEDSYVKTIRFLIENGQDVSALTWGENGANALHLAAANEETTELIDIILETGQCNINGVDSDGRTPLHYAINRPDPVTINARRLIKMGANTNIADKNGVTPLHMAARNAETMDLIEIFLKTEKLNVNDYDHNGLTAFAYARSNKHGLGQRIIGRLRESGANEW